The Urbifossiella limnaea nucleotide sequence CGGATGCCGGAGTTCAAGCTGGCGGCGGTGCGAATCGTGGGGGCGGCGGGATGAAGAAGCGGCTGGTGATCATCGGCAACGGCATGGCGGCCGGCCGGCTCCTCGACGAACTTCTGCGCCGCGGCGCGCCGGAGCGGTTCGACATCGCCGTGTTCGGCGACGAGCCGCACGGCTGCTACAACCGCATCCTTCTGGGCCGTGTCCTGGGCGGCGGTAGTGCCGACGACATCACCCTGAAGACGACCGCGTGGTACGCCGAGAAGGGGATTGACTTCCACGTCGGGGTGCGCGTGTGCCGGCTGGACACGACGGCACGGGTGATTCACGCTGCGGGCGGCAAGACGTACCAGTTCGACGTGGCCGTGTTCGCCACCGGCAGCCGCGCCGTCGTGCCGCCGATTGAGAACCTGCTCGGGCCGGACGGCGCGCCGAAGGCCGGGGCGTTCGTGTACCGAACGGTCGCCGACTGCGAGCGCATCCGCGCCGAGGCGAAGCCGGCGAGCTCGGCCGTGGTGCTCGGCGGCGGGTTGCTCGGGCTCGAAGCGGCGAAGGGGCTGTGCGACCTCGGCCTGCACGTAACAGTCGCGCACCGGGCCGACACGCTGATGAACCTCCAGGTGGACCGCACCGGCGGGATGTTTTTGCGGCAGGCCGTGGAGCAGGCCGGCGTATTCGTTCGCACTGGCGCCGAGGCTGCGGCTGTGCGCGGGACCGATCGAATCACGGGCGTCGCGCTAAAGAGCGGCGAGATCCTTCCCGCCGACATCCTCGTGCTGGCGTGTGGCGTGCGGCCGCGCGTAGACGCGGCTGAGGCGTCGAACGTGCCGGTGAAGACGGGCATCGTCGTGAACGACTTGCTGGCGACGGCCGTGCCCGGGGTGTTTGCCGTCGGCGAGTGTGCCGAGCACGCCGGAAAGGTGTACGGCGTGGTGCCGCCGATCTGGGAGCAGTGCGGCGTGCTGGCCGACATCCTGACCGGCGCGAACCCGATGGCCCGCTACCGCGGGTCGAAGCTGTACACGCGGCTGAAGGTCGCTGGCGTCGAGGTCGCCAGCATGGGAGCGGTCGACGCGACCAACGACAGCGACGAGGTGATTCAGGTCATCGAGGACCGGCGCGGCATTTACCGCAAGCTCGTCATCCGTGACGGCAAACTGGCGGGCGCGGTCGTGGTCGGCGAATCGGATTCGGCCCCGGCACTGGCCCGGTGGTTCGACCGCGCCGACCCGCTGCCGCCGAACCGGCTCGACGTGTTCTGCTCGCCGGACGTGTCGGCCGCGGCCGGCGACCCCGAAATCTGCAACTGCCATCACGTCACCGAGTCGGCGATTGTGGGGGCGGTGCGCGACGGGTGTACGAGCCTCCCCCAACTCTCCGCCGCCACCCGGGCCGGGACCGGGTGCGGCACCTGCCGCGGCGCTCTAGCACGGCTGATCCTGAAGAACTCTCCCAAGGCCGTGGTCAACGGGACCGCGGCACACGCTTAATCGTTGTTCCTGGGAGCCCGCCCGTGACGCCCGACGACACCGAACCGACCGGCCCGCGGCTGCGGGTCATGTGGATGTCCACGTTCGCGTTCACCGTCCTGTTCGCCGTCTGGCTGATGCTCGGCGTTCTCGGCCTGGAAATCAAGAAGGACACCGCCCTCATGCTCGGGGCCGACGACGCCGCGTCGATGACCCCGGATCAGATCAAGGCCGCCGTCGAGAGCCGGTTCGAGTGGCTGTTGGCCGCCGCCATCCTGGCCGGATCGCTGCCGCGGCTCAACTTCGGCATCTGGGCCGACAAACACGGCGGCCGCAACATGATGGTCGGCCTCCTCCTGTTCTGCGCCATCCCTGCCTACGGGCTCGCGTTCGCGTCCAGCTACGCCGAGTTGCTCACCGCGGCCACGCTGTTCGGGCTCGCCGGGAACTCGTTCACCGTCGGCATCGCCTGGAACTCGGCGTGGTTCCCGACCCGGCAGAAGGGGACGGCCCTCGGCGTGTTCGGCGCCGGCAACGTCGGGGCGTCCGGCACCAAGCTGCTGGTGGTACTTGTCCCCACCGTGCTGACGCTCATCCCCGTCGGCGGCTACCTCGGCGGCCTCATCCCCGGCGGCTGGCGGTTCGTGCCGGTGCTGTACGCGGCGCTGCTGGTTCTCACCGCGGTCGGCGTGTGGTTCGTGTGCCCGAAGGTGGACCACTGCCCCGGCCGCGGCCGTCCGCTCGGCGAGATGCTGGCCCCGCTCAAGCACGTCCGCGTGTGGCGACTCAGCCTGTACTACGTCGTCGTGTTCGGGGCGTACGTCGCGCTCTCGTCGTGGCTCCCGAACTACTACCGCAACACGTTTGGCGTCGACCTGCGGACCGCGGCGCTCCTCACGGCTATGTACATTTTTCCGGCCAGCCTGCTGCGGCCGCTCGGCGGCTACCTGTCGGACAAGTTCGGCCCGCGCGTCGTCACCTACGCGGTGTTCGTCGGCATGACCGTGGCGCTGATTCCGCTGTGCCTGCCGACGCACGTCCTCGACCTGGGCGTGACGCTGTTCACGGGGCTGATGGTCGTGGTGGGCGTCGGGATGGGGATCGGGAAGGCGTCGGTGTACAAGTACGTGCCGAACTACTTTCCGAAGGACGTGGGGGCCGTGGGCGGGCTGGTGGGGATGCTCGGGGCGCTGGGCGGGTTCGTGCTGCCGCCGGTGTTCGGCATGGTCGGCCGAGCGACCGGCAGCCCGCAGGCCGCGTTCGTGGCGCTGCTCGCGCTGACGGTGGGCTCGCTGGCGTGGCTGCACCTGGTGGTGGTGGCGATGAAGCGGGCCGAGGCGCGGATGATGGCCGAACCGGAGCCGGCGCTAGCGCTGGCTTCGGCTGAGTCGTGATTTGTCGGACGGTTCAGCCCGGAGGGCGTCGGCGTGCCACCCGGCGTGTCACGCCGACGCCCCCGGGCTCAAATCCACTGTAGAATGGTGCTTGCCTTCGCCCCAGACATCGTCGGGTTCGGCCGTTACCACTACGAGTACCAGTCGGGCCACTCCGGCGACACGTGCGTGGTCGGCCTATCGCCGCGGAAGGCGAGCCTGTCGCTGTACGTCACCAACGACGTGACGGAGGTCGCCGACCTGCTGGGGCAACTCGGCGAACACACGACCGGCAAGGCGTGTGCCTACGTCAAGTCCCTCGACCGCATCGACCTCGCTGTGCTGCGGAAGCTCGTCAAGCGGGCGGTGGCGAGGGCGGAGCGGAAATGAGCGGCCGCCGGGCCGGCACTCATCTTGCCGTCCGCCGGGTGTCCCGTACAGAAAACACTTCAACTGCCGTCCGGTGGTGTGCCGGCGAACCCGTAGGCCGTTCGACCCGTCCGACCCCGGCCCGACCGGGGCCGACCGCGTAGTCCCAGGGACGTTCCGATGAACCCGTCCGACCCGACTCCTTCCCCGGACACCCCGGAAACGCCCCCTACGGCCGCGACCGCCGACGCCCCGCCGGTCGCGGACCCCACACCACCGACGGACGCGCCCGCGCCGGAAGTTGTGGTCGAGGCCGCGCCTACGGCCCCCGCGATGCCGAGCCAACCGGTGCCCGTCGTCCCGCCGGCGCCGCAGCCGCACGACCTGAGCCGTATCGCCCAGGACCTGCAGATTCGCAAGCAGCAGGTCGAGGCCGTCGTCGGGTTGCTCGACGAGGACAACACCGTCCCGTTCATCACCCGCTACCGGAAGGAACGCACCGGCGGGCTGAACGAGGACATGATTCGTCGGATTCAGGACCGGGTCCACTCCCTCCGCAGCCTCGCCGACCGCAAGCAGACCATCCTCAAGAGCATCGCCTACCAGGGTCGGCTCACCGACGGCCTGGTCGAGGCCGTGCTCGCCGCCGAGACGCCGAAGCGGCTCGAGGACCTGTACCTGCCGTACAAGCCGAAGAAGAAGTCGAAGGCCACCGAGGCCCGCGAGAAGGGGCTCGGCCCGGTGTCGGAGGCCATCTTCTTCCGCGACCCGGCCGTGAACGACCTCGACGCCGTCGTCGCCGGGCTGGTCGATCCGGACAAGTGGCTGCTGAACGCCGACGACGTGATGAGCGGAATCCGGGACATCCTCGCCGACATCGTCGCCGACCAGGCCGACGTGCGCGGCCCGCTGCGGAACTTCATTTGGGACGTGGGCCAGATCGCCGCCACGAAGATCGAGACGCTTCCCGAAGGGAAAGGGAAGGAGTTCGAGCCATACTTCGCGTTCAAGGAGTTGGTCCGCGACATCCCGCCGCACCGGGTGCTGGCCATCAACCGCGGCGAAAAGGCGAACGTACTTCGCGTCCACCTCGACATCAACCGCGACACCGCCCGCGAGATCGCCGCGTACCACCTGAACGTGGCTGATCACCCGCACCGCGACCTGATTCTCACCGTGATGGTGGACGCCCTCGACCGGCTGGTGCTCCCGAGCCTCGAGCGCGAGGTGCGGCGCGAGCTCACCGAGCGTGCGCAGGATCACGCGGTGCTGGTGTTCGCCAAGAATCTCCGCAGCCTGCTGCTGCAGCCGCCGTTGCGCGGCAAGCGCGTGCTGGCTGTGGACCCCGGTATCCGCACCGGCTGCAAGCTGGCCGTTCTCGACGAGACGGGCAAGCTGCTGGAGGACGCCGTCGTCTACCCGCACGGCCAGAAGAAGAACCAGGCCGAGGCCCGCCGCAAGCTCGAACAGCTCGTCCGCAAGTACGAGCTCTCCGTGGTGGCAATCGGCAACGGCACCGGCTGCCGCGAGACGGAGCAACTCGTCGCCGACCTGATCGCCGATCTGGAGAACCGCCGCCTCAACCCGACGCCGACCATGGTCGCACCAGCGCCCGCGGAGCCGGCGCCGACCGGCCCGGCGGCGGTGGTCGAGTCGCACACCGCCGCCCCCGCCCCGGCATCGGCCGAGGCGGTCGTCCAGACGCACACGCACACCCCGACGCACTCCGAGAGCAGCGGCACTTTTACGTCCGATCCGATCCCGACCACCTCGTCGCTTACGCTGACGACGGACGTGCTGTCCGGTCCGGCCACGGTCGAGACGACCGGCGCTGCCGCGCCCGACGCCGCTACCGTCACTACCGCCGAGGTCGCGGCTGCCGCCCCGCCCGTGCCGAAGGCGCCCGAGATCATCCTCGACGGGCTTCCGGAGGCTCCAGCGGACTTGGCATACGTCATCGTCATCGAAGCCGGTGCGAGCGACTACTCGGCCAGCCCGGTCGCCCGCGAGGAGTTCCCAAACCTCGACGCTACCACCCGCGGCACCATCAGCATCGGCCGCCGCCTGCAAGACCCGCTCGCCGAGTTGGTGAAGATCGACCCGCAGCACATCGGCGTCGGTCTGTACCAGCACGACGTGAAACCGAAACACCTGAAGGAATCTCTCGAAGGCGTGATCGGTTCGTGCGTCAACGCCGTCGGCGTGGACCTGAACACGGCGAGCGTCCCGCTGCTGCGGCACGTGTCGGGCATGAACCAGCTCGTGGCCCGCGGGGTGATTGAGCACCGCGAGCGGCACGGGGCGTTCACCAGCCGCGAGCAGTTGCTCCAGGTCGCCGGCCTTGGCGACAAGAGGTTCACGCAGGCGGCCGGGTTCCTGAAGCTGAACGACTCGCCCGAGCCGCTCGACGCGACGTGGATTCACCCCGAAAGCTACCCGCTCGCCCGCCAAATCCTGACCGAGCTCGGCCTCACACCCGCTGACCTCAAGGACAAGGCAAAGCTAGACGAACTGCGCGGCAAGCTGAACGACCTGAACCCGGCCGAGGTCGCGGCCCGGCTCAACGCCGGTGAGCCAACCGTCCGCGACATTTTCGACGCGCTGGCCCGCCCCGGCCGCGACCCGCGCGAGGACCTGCCGCCGCCGATCTTCAAGACCGGCGTCCTCAAGCTGGAGGACATCACGCCCGGGATGGAGTTGAAGGGCACCGTCCTGAACGTCGTGCCGTTCGGGGCGTTCGTGGACATCGGCCTCAAGGAGAGTGGCCTCGTTCACATCAGCCAGATGGCCAACCGGTACATCAAGAGCCCCTACGACGTGGTGGCCGTCGGCGACGTGGTGACCGTGTGGGTGATCGAGGTGAAGCCCGGCGAGAAGAAAATCTCGCTGACGATGATCGCCCCGGGTCAGGAGCGGCGGATGCCGCCGCCGGGTGGCGGCGGCGGACGCGGCAACTTCCAGGGCGGTCCGCCGCGCGGCGACCGTCCGCCGCAGCAGCAGGGCGATCGCCAGGGTGAGCGCGAGCGGCCGCCACAGGGGGACCGTCCGCCACATAACCCGCGCGGCGACCGCCCGCCGCAACCGCCTCGCGGCGACCGGCCCGGGTTCACGCCTCGGCCGCAGGGGCCGGGTGGCCCGCGCCCCGGCGGCCCCCGCCCCGGCTTCCAGCCCCGTCCGCAGCAGCAGTCCGCTGGCGACGCTCAGGGCGAGGCGCCGAAGCCGGCTGCGCCGCCCCCGCCGCCGAGGAAGCCGATGCCGCCGAAGCCGCTGCCGAAGCTGACGACGGCGAAGAAGTCCGGGAAGGCGCCGCTGAACACGTTCGGTGAACTGGCAGCGTTCTTCAAGCCGGAGGAAGCACCGAAGCCGCCCGAGCCGCCGGCCGCGGAGGAGCCCAAGCCGGACACCCCGCCGGCGTCGTAAGTTGTTATCTACCAGAGCCTCGGGACGGTCGTCACGGGGCTTTCTTGTCGGCACCTTTTTCGCACCACTCGCCCGCTAGAATAGGGTCACCCGACCCCGCCCTCACCGCGGGGCCGCCACGGTACGAGGGATCGGATGCCTCCCCCACCCACCACCCCGTCTCCCGCGACCAAGCGCGGCAGCCCCTTGCTCCCCGGCGGCTGGATAGCCCTCGCGGTCATCACGGTGATCGCGTTCGTCCTGTACTTCTCGAACGTCACCAAGGATATCAGCTACACCGAGTTTCGCACCCTGGTTGACGCCGGGCAGTTGAAAAAGCTGACGTTCGTCGGCCCAGACCGACTCCGTGGCGAGGTCCGCGACAGCACGGCCGACACCGCGAAGGCGATCGGCCTGCGTGACGGCAAGTTCACCGTCAGCCTGCCGCGGGTCGAGGACCAAGAGCGACTCGTCAAGGACTGGGAGGCGAAGGACAAGGCGTACCGCGACAAGCTCAAGGAACAGAAGCTCTCCGAGCCCGAGCCGCTGAGCGTCGACAAGCGCGAGGAGCCGGTGTGGCTCGGCACGCTGATCGTGAACGTCCTCTTCATCGGCGTCGCCCTCGCGTTGTTCTTCTTCCTGATCCTGCCGCGGCTGCGCGACCCGATGGGCGGCGGCTTCCTCAACAACTACGTCCGCAGCCCCGCCAAGCGGTACGAGAAGGGGAAGGGCCGCCTGACGTTCGATGACGTCGCCGGCATGGAGGGTGCGAAGCGCGAGCTCCAGGAGATCGTGGACTACCTGAAGGAGCCGCAGAAGTTCACCCGCCTCGGGGCGCAGGTGCCGAAGGGTGTGCTTCTGGTCGGCCCGCCTGGCACCGGCAAGACGCTGATGGCGAAGGCCGCCGCCGGAGAGGCCAACGTGCCGTTCTTCTCCATCAACGGCAGCGAGTTCATCCAGATGTTCGTCGGAGTCGGCGCCAGCCGGGTCCGCGACATGTTCAAGACGGCGAAGGAGAACTCGCCGTGTGTCATCTTCATCGACGAGATCGACGCCGTCGGCCGGATGCGCGGCGCCGGCGTCGGCGGCGGGTCGGACGAGCGGGAGCAGACGCTCAACCAGATCCTCAGCGAGATGGACGGGTTCCAGCCGACCGAGACGGTTATCGTCATGGCCGCGACGAACCGGCCCGACGTGCTCGACGCGGCGCTGCTGCGCCCGGGCCGGTTCGACCGTCACATCACCGTCGACAAGCCGGCGTGGCGCGGGCGGCTGGAAATCCTGAAGGTTCACACCCGCAACAAGCCGCTGGCCGACGAGGTGGACCTGGAGCGGATCGCCCGCAACATGGCCGGCATGAGCGGGGCCGACCTGCGAAACCTGTGCAACGAGGCCGCGCTGGCCGCGACCCGCGCCGGCAAGAACAAGCTCGAACAGGTGGACTTCGACGAGGCGGCCGACCGCGTCCGGCTGGGTGCGATGCGGGAGGAGCCGTTCTCGAAGGACGAGCGCCGACGCACGGCGGTCCACGAGGCCGGACACGCTCTGTGTGCGTGGCTCCAGCCGTCCGCCCACAAGCTCGACCGGGTGAGCATCATCCCCCGCGCCCGTACCGGCGGCGTGACGATGTTTCAGCCCAACGAGGACCGCGTCGACCAGTCGATGAGCGAGTTGATGGCCCAACTCGTGATGAGCATGGGCGGGCGGGCCGCGGACAAGATGGTGGTCGGCGAGCCGCTGTCGGGGGCGATCGGCGACCTGAAGCACGGCACCCGGCTGGCCCGGCTGATGGTGACGCAGTTCGGCATGAGCGACCGCCTCGGCCCGGTCTTCTACCGGCAGGGCGAGGAGCACGTGTTCCTCGGCAAGGACATGCACGAGCCGCGCGACTTTTCCGAGGGCACCGCCAAGATCATCGACGAGGAGGTGCAGCGGATCATGACCGCCTCCCTCGACCGGGCGACGGAACTGCTGTCGGCGAACCGCGACAAGCTCGACCGGCTGACGGAGGCTCTGCTGCTGCACGAGGAGTTGGACGCCGACGAGGTGGAGCGGGTGTTCGCCGGCGTACCGCTGACCGAAGTGAAGACGGACGTGCCCCCCGCCCCACCGCCGGCCGCCGAACCGGCCGCCGAACCGGCGCCGGACGCACAACCGAAGCCGGGCCTGGCCTTCGGCTGAGCCGATTCCGCAAACACGCGCGGAAGCCCACCCGTTGCGACGGGTGGGCTTTGTTCGTTGATTCGCGCCGCGCGGCGCCGCGGTACAATACCCCACACCCGCCCCGGGGAGGCGTTCGGCATGACGCGGTTGCTCCTGTCCACCGCCCTCTTCGCCGGGCTCGGCGTCCTCGTCATGCTTCCCGCACCAGCCCCGGCGAAGCAGCCGCTGCCCGGCCCGCCCCCGGCCCCGGGCAAGGCCGACGAAGAGTTGGTCGAGCGCGTCCGGAAGGGGATCGACGGCGGCGTCCGCTACCTCAAGTCGAAGCAGAACCGCGCCACCGGCAACTGGGAGGGCGAGCAGTTCGTCCTCAACTTCGTCGTCAACATGGAGGGCGGCACCACCGCCCTCGTGACGCTGGCGCTGCTCAACGCCGGGCTCACCGAGAAGGACGAGTCCGTCCGCAAGGCGCTCGACTACCTCCGCACGCTGCCGCCGCGCAAGACCTACGTCGTCGGGCTCCAGAACCTGGCGCTGGCCGAGGCACGCCAGCCGAAGGACTTGCCCATTATCCAGCGGAACGCCGACTGGCTCGTCGAGCGGGCCATCGGCCTGCGCAACGGCGACCTGAAGGGGTGGACCTACGAGGGCGGCAACTCGCTCGGCGACGGGTCGAACACGCAGTACGCCCTGCTCGGGCTGTACGCCGCCAAGCAGGCCGGGGCGAAGGTGGACGACAACGTCTGGCGGGCCATCCAGAAGCACTACACCGGCTACCAGATTCCGGTGACCGCAACCTCCGGGGGGTGGAGCTACCACAACCCACCGCTGGACCCCGCGGTGAGCTTCACGATGACCGTGGCCGGCGTGTGCGGGCTGCTCATCGCCGGGCTCGGGCTCGAAGAGAGCACGCAGGGGCTCGACCCCGCCACCGGCGTCGCCGCCAACTGCGGCGTGTACGCCGAGACGAGCGCGGTCGCGCGCGGGATGAACTGGATCGCCGCGAACTTCAATTTCGATTCGGGCAAGTCGATCTTTTACAACGTGTACGGCATCGAGCGGCTGGGCCGCCTCTCGGGCGAGCGGTTCATCGGCCGCTACGACTGGTACCGCGAGGGGTGCGAGTACCTGCTGAAGGCACAGGAGCCGGGCACCGGCGCGTTCTCGAAGCCGCGCGGCATCGACGGCGCCGAAGTATTGTCCACGTCGTTCGCGCTGCTGTTCCTGTCGAAGGGGCGGACGCCGGTGCTGGTCAGCAAGTACGCCTGGGGCGAGTTCCGCCACCCGGCCGGCGGGCAATTCCAGGAGGTGAGTACCGGCGCCCGAGGCGAGGTAAGCTGGAACCGCAAGCACAACGACACGCGTCACCTGGTCGAGTTCGCCAGCAAGGAGCTCTTCAAAGGCGCGCCACTGGCGTGGCAGGTCTACGACCCGCGCCGGCAGAACCTCGAAACCGACGACGCCGTCCTGCGGGAGGTGGGCACGCTGGTGCAGTCGCCGGTGCTGTACCTGAACGGCCACGGCCGCATCCCGTTCGTGGGCTTGCAGGGCGAGGGGCTGACGACGAACGAGAAGGTGTTGCAGAGGTACGTCGAGGAAGGCGGGTTCCTGTTCGCGGAGGCGTGCTGCGGCGACAAGGAATTCGCCGACTCGTTCCGGGCGCTGATGAATCGCATCTTCCCGAACAACGAGCTGCGGCCGATCCCGGAGGCGCACCCCATCTGGACGGCGTACTTCCGCGACCCGGGGATGGCGCACTTCGCCGGCCTGGAGGGGCTCGAAAAGGGCTGCCGCACGGTGGTAGCGTTCAGCCCGCGGCCGATGGCGGGGTACTGGGAAGAACACCGGTTCATGCCGAGCGGCCGGCCGCCGAGCCCGGTCGGGAGCCCACTCCACCGCGGCGAGATGGCCTACAAACTGGCCGGGAACGTGATTGCCTACGCCACGGGGCTGGAGTTGCCGAAGCCGCGGCTGACGCGAACCGTGCTGGTGGACCCGAACGCCGGCGACCGCGGCCCGCGCCGCGGGATGTTCCAGCCGGCGCAGCTGAAGACCGGCGACGCCGAGCCGGCCCCGGCCGCGCTGCGGAACCTGATGGGGCACCTGAAGGAGAAGTACCAGCTGCAGGTGAGCACGAAGTCGGAGTCGCTGTTCCCCGGCGACGACGCCGTGTTCAAGTACAAGTTCCTGTACCTGCACGGCCGCCGGCCGGTGGAGCTGTCCGACTTCGACGCCGAAAACGTGAAGGGCGTGTTGCAGACCGGCGGCCTCTTGTTAGCCGACGCCAGCTGCAACGGCACAGACGCCTGGAAGCGGTTCGACGCCTCGTTCCGGTCCGCGTGCAAGAAGCTGTTTCCCGACGCGCCGCTGCAAGTGATCCCGGCCGACGACCCAATCTTCTCGGCGAAGCTGAACGGCGGGCAGGCGATTTCGCAGGTGCGCTGCCGGCGCGAGAAGCCGGACGGCAGCGGCCCCGAGGCGGAGCTGCGGAACTACGCCCCGTTCCTGGAGGGCGTGAAGGTGGATGGCCGGTGGGTGGTGGTCTACAGCAAGTACGACATCGGCTGTGCGCTGGAGGGACACAAGTCGGCCGACTGCCTCGGCCACGACCGCGAGAGCGCGATGCGGCTGGCGAGTGCGGTCGTGCTGTATTCGCTACGACGATGAGCAACTCGCCGGCGAGCCGACCGCCGTCAGGCGGCGGGTGATGAACGTGGACCAGGACGATCACCTACGTCGGCGACCCGTGAGGCCCGCTGCGAGCATCGGCTGGGTCGGGCTCGGTCTTGCGCTTCTCGACTGGTGTCTCCTCGCAAACGCCTCCTCGGTTGGACGCCTGACCTGGGAGTGGACGGAGGCCCGGCTTCAAGAAGCGGTGATCTTCGGGGCGATCGCCGCAGTGGCGCTGGGAATGGGGTCATGGTCCGCACGACGGGAGCGCCCCAGATGGGTCGGATTCGCTGCTGTCGGGATCAGCAGCGTACTCGCGGCTCGCTGCGTCTGGGCGTTGGGACGCTGGCTCCAGGCCATTCACGGTGACGCATCCCGGTCGTAAGCCGTCCGCTGGCAGGGACTTGGCCAAGCCAGGGAGAGGGCGCGCCCATGCTGTTCGGTGGGGTCTTCGAGCGGTTCCTAGAGGAGAGCCCGCTCAGCGTGATGTCCCGGGCGACCATCGAGCACGCCCTCTCGGCCTCGGCCCTCGACGCGCTGTTCGACCGGACCGCCGAGCGCGGGTACACCCGGGAGTTGCTGTTCTCCACGACGGTCGATCTGATGACCCTGGTGGTCGGCGGCAAGGCCCTCCACGTCCAGGCCGCCTACCGGCACCTGCGGGACCGCGTCCCGGTCACCCTCAAGTGCGTCTACGACAAGCTCCGGAACATCGAGACGGGCGTGTCCGCGGGGCTGGTCGCGCACGTGTCGGGCCGGTGCGAGGGGCTGATCACCGCGCTGGGCGGGGGGTGCAAGAGCCTGCTGCCGGGCTACCGGGTGCGGGTCCTCGACGGCAACCACCTGGCCGCCACCCAGCGGCGGCTGGGCGTCACCCGGGGGCACACCGCCGGCCCCTTGCCCGGGCAGAGTTTGGTCGTGCTCGACCCGGCCCTGATGCTGGTCACCGACATCGTCCCGTGCGAGGACGCCCACACCCAGGAGCGGGCGCTGATCGACCAGATTGTGCCGCTGGTGCGGGAGCGGGACGTGTGGGTCGCGGACCGCAACTTCTGCACGGCGGAGTTCCTGTGTGAGGTGGCCGCCCGGCGGGCCTACGTCGTCATCCGACGCCACGGGAACCTGAGCGTCGAGGCCGAAGCCGGGTACGGGGCCGAGGTCGCGACGGACCGGGGCTGGGTGGGCGAGCGGCGGGTCTGGGTCTGCTGGGGTGGGGCGCGGTTGGTGCGCCTGCGGCAGGTGCGGGTGCGGCTGCGGGCGCCGACCGCGGACGGGGACGCGGAGGTGGAGATCCTGACCAACCTGCCGGCGAAGGTGCCGGCCAAGAAGGTGGCCGAGATCTACCTCAAGCGGTGGAAGATCGAGGGGGCCTTCCACGAGTTGACAGTCGCCTTGAACTGTGAGGTGAACACCCTGGGGTACCCCAGGGCCGCGCTGTTCGGGTTCTGCGTGGCGGTGGCCGCGTACAACGTGCTGGCCGTACTGAAGGCGGCCCTGCGGGCGGTGCATGGTGAGAAGAAGGTGCAGGAGGAGGTGTCGGGGTATTACCTGGCGCTGGAGTGGGCGATGGTGTACGCGGGGATGATGATCGCCCTGCCCGCGTCGGAATGGGAGGCGTTCGGTCCGATGCCCAGCCCGGAGTTGGCCGGCCACCTCCGCGAGTGGGCGGGCAAGGTCGACCTTGGGAGGATCAAGAAAGCGCCGCCCCGGAAGCCGACGAGGACGGCGACCCGACGGATCAAGGACAAGAGCCCACATGTTTCCACGGCCCGGTTGCTCGACGAGGGGAAGAAGACCCGTCAGGCGAAAGTCAGCCGGAATCCGTGAGTCTCACACCGTGAATGGCCTGGACGCTGGCTCTGAAGCCCGGGCGAGCCGGCCGCCGTCAGGCGGTGCGAAATGGGTAGGTCACCCGCCGCCTGACAGCGGGCGGCTCGCCTTGTGACTGTGGTCGAACATCAACTCCCACTCGAGCCGCTGAACCCGCCGTGCGGTAGTCTCTGCATCGATCTCCCAATCACGCACCCGTTCGCACTCGTCCACGAACGCTTCCGGTGTGGTGTAGGCGTACCCTAGCGCCGGGGCATGTTCACGCAGCTGCTTCACTACCGGGTGCGGGCCTACGCGGCGCCACCAATACTTGCTGTTGACCGCGTCCGGCTCACGCCGGTGCATGACGGCGTGCCAGAAGTCGCGGTCGGGGTTCCCCTCGTCCGCCTGACAAATCTGGTGGC carries:
- a CDS encoding nitrate/nitrite transporter, producing MTPDDTEPTGPRLRVMWMSTFAFTVLFAVWLMLGVLGLEIKKDTALMLGADDAASMTPDQIKAAVESRFEWLLAAAILAGSLPRLNFGIWADKHGGRNMMVGLLLFCAIPAYGLAFASSYAELLTAATLFGLAGNSFTVGIAWNSAWFPTRQKGTALGVFGAGNVGASGTKLLVVLVPTVLTLIPVGGYLGGLIPGGWRFVPVLYAALLVLTAVGVWFVCPKVDHCPGRGRPLGEMLAPLKHVRVWRLSLYYVVVFGAYVALSSWLPNYYRNTFGVDLRTAALLTAMYIFPASLLRPLGGYLSDKFGPRVVTYAVFVGMTVALIPLCLPTHVLDLGVTLFTGLMVVVGVGMGIGKASVYKYVPNYFPKDVGAVGGLVGMLGALGGFVLPPVFGMVGRATGSPQAAFVALLALTVGSLAWLHLVVVAMKRAEARMMAEPEPALALASAES
- a CDS encoding FAD-dependent oxidoreductase, encoding MKKRLVIIGNGMAAGRLLDELLRRGAPERFDIAVFGDEPHGCYNRILLGRVLGGGSADDITLKTTAWYAEKGIDFHVGVRVCRLDTTARVIHAAGGKTYQFDVAVFATGSRAVVPPIENLLGPDGAPKAGAFVYRTVADCERIRAEAKPASSAVVLGGGLLGLEAAKGLCDLGLHVTVAHRADTLMNLQVDRTGGMFLRQAVEQAGVFVRTGAEAAAVRGTDRITGVALKSGEILPADILVLACGVRPRVDAAEASNVPVKTGIVVNDLLATAVPGVFAVGECAEHAGKVYGVVPPIWEQCGVLADILTGANPMARYRGSKLYTRLKVAGVEVASMGAVDATNDSDEVIQVIEDRRGIYRKLVIRDGKLAGAVVVGESDSAPALARWFDRADPLPPNRLDVFCSPDVSAAAGDPEICNCHHVTESAIVGAVRDGCTSLPQLSAATRAGTGCGTCRGALARLILKNSPKAVVNGTAAHA
- a CDS encoding DUF1801 domain-containing protein, with product MVLAFAPDIVGFGRYHYEYQSGHSGDTCVVGLSPRKASLSLYVTNDVTEVADLLGQLGEHTTGKACAYVKSLDRIDLAVLRKLVKRAVARAERK
- a CDS encoding Tex-like N-terminal domain-containing protein, with the protein product MPVVPPAPQPHDLSRIAQDLQIRKQQVEAVVGLLDEDNTVPFITRYRKERTGGLNEDMIRRIQDRVHSLRSLADRKQTILKSIAYQGRLTDGLVEAVLAAETPKRLEDLYLPYKPKKKSKATEAREKGLGPVSEAIFFRDPAVNDLDAVVAGLVDPDKWLLNADDVMSGIRDILADIVADQADVRGPLRNFIWDVGQIAATKIETLPEGKGKEFEPYFAFKELVRDIPPHRVLAINRGEKANVLRVHLDINRDTAREIAAYHLNVADHPHRDLILTVMVDALDRLVLPSLEREVRRELTERAQDHAVLVFAKNLRSLLLQPPLRGKRVLAVDPGIRTGCKLAVLDETGKLLEDAVVYPHGQKKNQAEARRKLEQLVRKYELSVVAIGNGTGCRETEQLVADLIADLENRRLNPTPTMVAPAPAEPAPTGPAAVVESHTAAPAPASAEAVVQTHTHTPTHSESSGTFTSDPIPTTSSLTLTTDVLSGPATVETTGAAAPDAATVTTAEVAAAAPPVPKAPEIILDGLPEAPADLAYVIVIEAGASDYSASPVAREEFPNLDATTRGTISIGRRLQDPLAELVKIDPQHIGVGLYQHDVKPKHLKESLEGVIGSCVNAVGVDLNTASVPLLRHVSGMNQLVARGVIEHRERHGAFTSREQLLQVAGLGDKRFTQAAGFLKLNDSPEPLDATWIHPESYPLARQILTELGLTPADLKDKAKLDELRGKLNDLNPAEVAARLNAGEPTVRDIFDALARPGRDPREDLPPPIFKTGVLKLEDITPGMELKGTVLNVVPFGAFVDIGLKESGLVHISQMANRYIKSPYDVVAVGDVVTVWVIEVKPGEKKISLTMIAPGQERRMPPPGGGGGRGNFQGGPPRGDRPPQQQGDRQGERERPPQGDRPPHNPRGDRPPQPPRGDRPGFTPRPQGPGGPRPGGPRPGFQPRPQQQSAGDAQGEAPKPAAPPPPPRKPMPPKPLPKLTTAKKSGKAPLNTFGELAAFFKPEEAPKPPEPPAAEEPKPDTPPAS